A stretch of the Macaca mulatta isolate MMU2019108-1 chromosome 16, T2T-MMU8v2.0, whole genome shotgun sequence genome encodes the following:
- the NAA38 gene encoding N-alpha-acetyltransferase 38, NatC auxiliary subunit isoform X2, with protein sequence MAGAGPTMLLREENGCCSRRQSSSSAGDSDGEREDSAAARARQQLEALLNKTMRIRMTDGRTLVGCFLCTDRDCNVILGSAQEFLKPSDSFSAGEPRVLGLAMVPGHHIVSIEVQRESLTGPPYL encoded by the exons ATGGCCGGAGCTGGACCGACCATGCTGCTACGAGAAGAGAATGGCTGTTGCAGTCGGCGTCAGAGCAGCTCCAGCGCCGGG GATTCGGACGGAGAGCGCGAGGACTCGGCGGCTGCGCGCGCCCGGCAGCAGCTAGAGGCGCTGCTCAACAAAACTATGCGCATTCGCATGACAGATGGACGGACACTGGTGGGCTGCTTCCTCTGCACTGACCGTGACTGCAATGTCATCCTGGGCTCGGCGCAGGAGTTCCTCAAGCCGTCGG attccttcTCTGCCGGGGAGCCCCGTGTGCTGGGCTTGGCCATGGTACCCGGACACCACATCGTTTCCATTGAGGTGCAGAGGGAGAGTCTGACCGGGCCTCCATATCTCTGA
- the NAA38 gene encoding N-alpha-acetyltransferase 38, NatC auxiliary subunit isoform X1, protein MAGAGPTMLLREENGCCSRRQSSSSAGDSDGEREDSAAARARQQLEALLNKTMRIRMTDGRTLVGCFLCTDRDCNVILGSAQEFLKPSGQCLGNAHPPDSFSAGEPRVLGLAMVPGHHIVSIEVQRESLTGPPYL, encoded by the exons ATGGCCGGAGCTGGACCGACCATGCTGCTACGAGAAGAGAATGGCTGTTGCAGTCGGCGTCAGAGCAGCTCCAGCGCCGGG GATTCGGACGGAGAGCGCGAGGACTCGGCGGCTGCGCGCGCCCGGCAGCAGCTAGAGGCGCTGCTCAACAAAACTATGCGCATTCGCATGACAGATGGACGGACACTGGTGGGCTGCTTCCTCTGCACTGACCGTGACTGCAATGTCATCCTGGGCTCGGCGCAGGAGTTCCTCAAGCCGTCGGGTCAGTGCCTGGGGAATGCACACCC tccagattccttcTCTGCCGGGGAGCCCCGTGTGCTGGGCTTGGCCATGGTACCCGGACACCACATCGTTTCCATTGAGGTGCAGAGGGAGAGTCTGACCGGGCCTCCATATCTCTGA